A single Anomalospiza imberbis isolate Cuckoo-Finch-1a 21T00152 chromosome 15, ASM3175350v1, whole genome shotgun sequence DNA region contains:
- the ZNF346 gene encoding zinc finger protein 346 yields MADGAGSNGDAAGPLVGKEAVERLIRENGHIFTEAQCKVCSALLISESQRLAHYQSKKHANKVRRYLSIHGGEEGAHGKKMKLEVKQDSKQEGSNGEDRNKCCPICNMTFSSPAVATSHYLGKTHAKNMKQQAPKAEETVPPQKHPAPHPTSTASSNEENKDITDPDKFCSLCHATFNNPLMAKQHYVGKKHRKQETKHKLMAHYGRTPDAPASSFMAGKGYPCSTCNIVLNSIEQYQAHISGFKHKNQMPGAVPVVGPFPPQQYVREESTGPGGYSYFSQDL; encoded by the exons ATGGCGGACGGGGCCGGTAGCAACGGGGACGCTGCGGGGCCGCTGGTGGGCAAAGAGGCGG TGGAGCGGCTGATCCGGGAGAACGGACACATTTTCACCGAGGCGCAGTGCAAGGTGTGCAGCGCCCTGCTCATCTCCGAGTCACAGCGGCTGGCTCACTACCAG AGCAAGAAACACGCCAACAAGGTGAGACGGTACCTGTCCATCCACGGCGGGGAGGAGGGTGCCCACGGGAAGAAGATGAAGCTGGAGGTGAAGCAG GACAGCAAGCAGGAAGGCAGCAATGGGGAGGACAGGAACAAGTGTTGTCCCATCTGCAACATGACCTTCTCCTCTCCGGCCGTGGCAACATCTCACTACTTGGGCAAGACTCATGCCAAGAACATGAAGCAGCAGGCCCCCAAAGCAGAAG AAACGGTGCCCCCACAGAAACACCCTGCTCCCCACCCCACCTCTACTGCATCTTCTAATGAAGAGAACAAGGACATTACTGACCCGGACAAGTTCTGTAGCCTCTGCCATGCCACTTTCAACAACCCCCTTATGGCAAAACAGCACTATGTAGGCAAGAAGCACAGAAAGCAGGAGACCAAACACAAGCTGATGGCGCACTACGGCCGAACCCCTGATGCACCAGCATCATCCTTCATGG CTGGGAAGGGCTACCCCTGCAGCACGTGTAACATAGTGCTGAACTCCATAGAGCAGTACCAAGCTCACATCAGTGGCTTCAAACACAAGAATCA GATGCCAGGAGCAGTGCCAGTTGTCGGACCGTTCCCGCCACAACAGTATGTCCGGGAAGAGTCAACTGGCCCGGGAGGCTACAGTTACTTCAGCCAAGACCTCTAG